The following DNA comes from Excalfactoria chinensis isolate bCotChi1 chromosome 5, bCotChi1.hap2, whole genome shotgun sequence.
GGTTCTTTTCTCTGAATGCTGACTGTGAGCGTGGCAATGCCTGTGGTGCAAGACTCTAATCCCAGCAAACACCAACATCTCCCTCCCAAGATAACTCAAGCACCAGGAATGGAGGCCAAGAAAGGAAGTTGGGGCACTGAGCTCCTtcccaccttttctttttctttctgaattagtGTTTGCATCTCTTTGTTCCAGTCCAGCAGTTCTACCAGCTTCTCGACCCCAGTGACCACATCCCCCAGCTGGGCTACGTCATTGTAGCGTTGCTGCCAGGCAAATGGTCCTACAAGATCTCTGTTGATGAGGACCCGGGGAATGGAGTTGCGAACAGCTCCTGCCAGGCTGGCAAAGGGCTCCACCTAAAGGAAGGCAACCCGgtgaagcagagagaaaggTGGTCACCTCACTGCAGGGATCAATTCATTGAGCGCTAAACTTCAGGGACTTCAAACTGCTGGGTTCGTGCTTAACAAGTTCTCCCACCATGGGCTAAGCTACCCCAGCTTTGAACTGGTTGTGGATGTTTTGCTCAGGTTGCTGCACAAACTGCTTCTCCTGCTCCAGGTGCCCACCTTCACCAGGAGCACACAAAGTTTTCATACAGCCTCTGAGTGCATTCACCCTATTTCCTGCCGCCTCCGGTTTCACCTTGATAACCCAGTTTCTTGCCTTCTGTAACCCCTCTCTCCCCTCCAGAGTCCCTCAGTCCCTTTTTGCCttgtgaacagggacatcccCCTAGTCCCAGACCTCCAGGGACGTTCCGATGACAAAAAGCAGGTCTGCCATGGGGAAGTCTGTCAAGTGCAGGAAGAAGCGCCGCGGAAGCTCCTCGCCAAAGAACACAATGTCAGGCTTGACAATTCCAGTGCAGACACGACAGTGAGGGACCTTGTCTGCCATAACGTCCCCCTGAAGTAAAAGCAGCCAATGCTAGTTGATACGAGGCAGCACATATCTACACAAGCAGGGTCACAACTGTGTTGGACCCTCACAGTAACATTAGTTCACGTCAATGCCCAGCTGCAGTCACTCACCCTGAAGTCCTCTCCTGGGAACTTCCTCCGACAGACTGTGCATGTGGCAGTAGCAAAGGTGCCGTGGGCTTCCACCAGTCTATCGGGAGGGATCCCAGCAACTGGAACACAGCAGGTGGGAGAGGATCAGCTCAGCGTGAGGCGACCGAACCAGAAACTCCATCTTCAACTGGCATTTTCCCGGTCCTCCTGTTCTGCTTCTCATCCTCGACTTTTTCTGGTATCGTACTGCTGAGAGCTGGAGAAAACTCACCTCGCTCCAGCCCATCAATATTCTGAGTATAGAGACGTAGAAGGAGCCCTTTGTCGTGCAGGAGCCTCAGGAAATAGTGGGTGTAGTTGGGTCTATAATTGCCAGGGTAGAGCTCCTTGGCCAAAGTGAAAAATGGCTTGGGGTTGATGAAGAAATAGGCCAGTTCAAAGATGGCTTCGGGATAAGGGATGTTGTACTGCTCAAGGTTGCTATAGAGGCCGCTCCCCGGGGAcctgcagagaggaaaggaaggtgGGCAGTCAGAACGCAGGGGGAAAGCGACCCACCAAGCCAGGACACAAAAGAGCAGAGAGCCACGTTTTTGGCCTAGGCTGAAGAACCTGGTAGTCCCAACACTAAACAAGAATAAACAATGAAGGCAGTACCTAAAGTCTGGGATGCCGCTGGGGGTGCTGATCCCAGCACCAGCCATCACCACTACTCGACGACACTCTTTCTTCTGAATGAGCTCCGCCACATCCTGCAGGGTGAGCTTCTGCTTCCCACTGTCACCTCCCCAGCTGCCCAGTCCTAGAACAGCACTGGCGGCAGCAGACAGAGAGAAGGGCTTGGTCCCTTGTACCCTGCTTGGAACAGAGGGAAAGCACAGTAGGTTGTGTGGTGAGAGAGACTTCAGCTGAGAGAGAGCTCAACTAGGAGAAAGCACAAGCATTAGTCTACTCCAGAACAAGATGCTTTGCATTGCACTGATTTTAGAAGATCTTAAAAATACCAAATCAATGTTAAGACACACCAAATTTCCCTATAAGAAGTCTATGCCCTGGGTTTCAGGAAACTTCTAACAGGGTGCTGCGGTCACTCCAGAGCAGCATTGCTTGGATTAGGACAGACATTTCACCAGTTCTCTACTTCCCCCCACAAGGATTCTGCCTCGGgagagctctgtgtgcagctgaaaagcaaaggaactGCAGGTCAGCAGTGCATACAGATGGGGCAAAGAACACCCATTATCATCTCAAGGAACACTTTCTCCTCAGACAATGAGTGCTTGCTGCAGCAGGATATTAAAAGCAGTCCAGGGAAGGCGTGGGAATGTGAAGAGCCAAGAGCTGCTGGATCCTGGCAATCTGCAAACAGCAATTACTGTGTCCTAACGTGCTCAGCGTGGCTGACACTGACACCACAAGGACGTGGTTCAGGCTGTGCCAGGTCAGATTCCCACAGAGCTCGTTTCACAACCTGGCAAACGTTAACGTTTCTCTGTCCTTTGTTTCTGAGCTCCCAGCTGCAACTCCCCACCTCAGGCGTGCCTATTCAGACAGAAGAGGCGCCGCTCTCCACACCAGATCTGCACGAAACCATCCAGCCCTACCTGCGTGCCCCACAGCCAGTCCTGCACTGAGGGTAGAACCGAGCCAGCCCACCACGCTCCCACAGGCTCCTCCATGctgcaagaaaacacagagtCAGCGAACGGCGAGGAAACGGAGGCAGCAAAATACAAGGAGGGGCCTGCCCCAAGCCCCACTTTCTCCCCTCAGCTCCCTCTAAGGGCCCACTTCCCTACCTCAGGCTCCCCCCGGGGCCTGCTCCCTTACCCCCGTTCCTCCCCGTACCCTCAGGCCTCGTTCCTTCCCCTCAGGCTTTCTAGAGCACCCATCAAGGCCCACTCCCCCCCTTCAGACCCTCACCCGCCATCacccgccgcgccgcgccgaaCCCCCCGCTCCAGGGCCCCGTCGCCATGGTTACGAGAGAGGGGcgtgtggggggggggggcgggcaAAGCTAGGCCTTACGGTACCCAGCATGCCCCGCGCCACGCTGGAAGTGAGTGTGCATTTCCGGCGGGGGCGGCCCGGTGCTCGGCGTTGCTGCCTGCTGCGGTCGGCGCCGCCATGAAGGACGTGCCGggcttcctgcagcagagccagagcgcggggccggggcaGGCCGCAGTGTGGCACCGCCTGGAGGAGCTCTACAACAAGAAGTGAGAGCCGGGGTGAGGGGGGATGGGCTCCGCCTGGGGGTCCTCCCCGGGGTCCTCCCCGGGGTCCTCCCCGGGGTCCTCCCCGGGGTCCTCCCCGGGGTCCTCCCCGGGGTCCTCCCCGGGGTCCTCCCCGGGGTCCTCCCCGGGGTCCTCCCCGGGGTCCTCCCCGGGGTCCTCCCCGGGGTCCTCCCCGGGGTCCTCCCCGGGGTCCTCCCCGGGGTGCTGGGCTCCAGGCGGGACTGGGGCTGTGTGGGATGTGGCCATTGGGTGTGATGAGGATGGGTTGGAGTTGGACTTGACCTCAGATGTCTTTTCTAACCTTCGTtgtcctgtgattctgtgttttgaaggCTCTGGCACCAGCTGACACTGCAGGTTTTGGACTTTGTGCAGGACCCTTGCTTTGCTCAAGGAGATGGACTCATCAAGGTGAGGGGCTCGGCTGTCTCTGAGCCTTGGTTCTCCTTTCTGTGACAAAGATGAGCAATGTTCCCCTTAACAGGAAGGGAGGAGTTAGTGGAGCAGATGCAAGCGTGTGAGATTTGGGTATCTGTTTTGTAAGTGTGCAAAGATTAAGCACGCCAGTCTAAGAAGCCTATTATGATTTCATACGCTCCAGGTTTTAGACAGGAAATGtagtgtgtttttctttcccttttgtaaCGGGGTGGTTTATTGTTGGAAATACAGGATAGGCTTGTTGGAAATACAGGTAGTTACAGAGCATTGTATGTGGTAGTTCACCCATGCTCTGTCAAGGTCTTCATGAAGATAGGGGCTTACCATATCCTCCTTCATTCCCcactttcccttctctttgtgtctgttttaAAGTTCAGTATCCCCTGAGGTAATGGCTTTCTTGATGAAGAGCCACTAGTTTTTAGTTGTGGGATGTGTACAGGGAGTTTTGAGTTCAGGCCTGTGCTGTTTGTACATTGGTAATAGAAAGCCAACACTAGGCAGGTCTGCAGAGAGGCATTGTGTTTCGGTATCTGCTAGCTCATAAGGTTTGTGAATCACCCTTTGCAGGTGGGAGGATACTGAACAGATAGAATTATCctaaaaaaaagcaatttttggATCTTGAATGTTGCATGATGTAGCTCTTTTCCTTTATTGGAAACTCCCTACTTTCTTGGAGGAATGAAtggaaatacaatgaaaaagtaaatgtCATGGATCaaacaaaacatctgtttttcccTGACTGTTGCTATCTTTGTACCCACAGCTTTATGAGAACTTCATCAGCGAGTTTGAACACAGGTGAGTTTATTTGCCTGGAAGTTTTTAGATAACCTATTGCTGACAAGTACTGCTCTGACAGCGAGTTCTTCATTCTAGGGTGAATCCCCTGTCCCTGGTAGAGATCATTCTTCATGTAGTCAGGCAGATGACAGGTAAGTGACCTTACCCTCTGCTTACACTGTTTTTAAGGAGTGATGCCCATGAAACTAGGTAGTAGTAACAGCTAAATCTTCAGTGCTGAGCTATTGTCTTCCTTGTGTATGAAAGAGGGAAAGCGCCAATGCTAAGTAATTAGTGCTGTGTAAGAGCAGCAGTACCATTGCTCAAATGAGAAATCAGCTAATGTGCAGAAAGCCTGTCCTACAGGTAGTAGCACCTTTAGAAGTTTGGACAGTAAGCTGTAGGAGAAAGTTCTTGAATTCAGGTAAGGGATTTACTCCTGGGTTAACTTAATGGGATTGCTAaggtctttttctttgttgcagATCCCACTGTGGCCCTTACATTTCTGGAAAAGACTCGAGAAAAGGTATTTTTGAGATCACCCTTCCTAGCTGTTCACCTACATGAGTGGTAATGtgaatttcagctgttttgCATACATCTATATATTGAGACCTATGGTGGAGAATACCTACTCCTTAGAGTGAACGCCTGTGTTTTATTGCTGCAATTCATTAACAAATGAAGTATAACCGGGTTTAGGTTTCAAGAGCCCGCCTGACTGGAATTGGAAACACTCAAGTATGGGTTTCTGTAACTGCAGGTAAAAAGCAGTGATGAAGCTGTCATTCTGTGTAAAACGGCCATTGGGGCACTGAAGCTGAACATTGGAGACCTGCAGGTGACAAAGGTGAGGTGGTAACTGGAGTTGTGCTCAGTTTGGACCTCTGTGATGCAGTTCAGTAGCGGGTGTGCCTGTATCTGTGCTTCAGTTGTGGATGAACATCATAGATATGCAGCTCCTAGGACCTCCAGGAAGACCTACAGTTCTACTTTATGTCTCATAGGCCATAAAAATGTGGATGTAGTGTTTACAGCCAGTGATGTTTCAGGAAGATTCTGAGAACCATCTTCTAAAGTTTAGGGTTTTCCATGCAGTATAATACTGTGATGGTGGCTTTGGCTGTGGTCTCACCTGCTCTTACTACTGAATGGATGTTGCTTGTGGAACAGATATGATAATCCTTAATGGTAAACTGGAAGGGTAGGGGTGTATATATAGGTGGGTGTATATGAAGTGTACCTTTCTGTAACAGATAAGTTTTTCACTCTTCTAGGAGACCATTGAGGAGGTTGAGGAGATGCTGAACAATCTCCCTGGGGTGACTTCAGTTCATAGCCGCTTCTATGATCTCTCCAGCAAGTACTACCAGACGATTGGGAACCATGCCTCGTACTATAAGGATGCTCTGCGGTTTCTGGGATGCATTGATGTTAAAGATCTGCCAGGTAACTCTGCATAGCAGAGAGAGCCTCaactttcttctctgttttatcATTTCACTCTAAATAAATGCACTGgttttctcagctttgttttgaGTGTATTGTTGGCTTAGGACCTCAACAGAAAGAGGGCAGGCAGGAGGGGAGGCAGTTAGGAAACACATTAAGAATGAGTAGGATTCTGCTCCTAAATGCATTGAGGTGAAGGAAGCAGGGGATAGTGCTGCTGCCAAGAGGGATAGTTTGTTCTAGTTCCTGAAATCTTCAATATAGAGTTCAAAAAccagcttctctgttttctttttcttttacactcCTCTGCTTGTTGCAGGTTTCTGAATTTCAGGCACAGGAAAATATAAGAAGAAGGGCTGGGGATAATCTAATACAGGCAGAGAACAAAGTGAGGGAGAGGCTGGCTAATGGGACTTAGACTGCTGCTCCATGCAAATGTT
Coding sequences within:
- the SIRT3 gene encoding NAD-dependent protein deacetylase sirtuin-3, mitochondrial isoform X2 — protein: MATGPWSGGFGAARRVMAAWRSLWERGGLARFYPQCRTGCGARRVQGTKPFSLSAAASAVLGLGSWGGDSGKQKLTLQDVAELIQKKECRRVVVMAGAGISTPSGIPDFRSPGSGLYSNLEQYNIPYPEAIFELAYFFINPKPFFTLAKELYPGNYRPNYTHYFLRLLHDKGLLLRLYTQNIDGLERVAGIPPDRLVEAHGTFATATCTVCRRKFPGEDFRGDVMADKVPHCRVCTGIVKPDIVFFGEELPRRFFLHLTDFPMADLLFVIGTSLEVEPFASLAGAVRNSIPRVLINRDLVGPFAWQQRYNDVAQLGDVVTGVEKLVELLDWNKEMQTLIQKEKEKVGRSSVPQLPFLASIPGA
- the SIRT3 gene encoding NAD-dependent protein deacetylase sirtuin-3, mitochondrial isoform X6 — protein: MATGPWSGGFGAARRVMAAWRSLWERGGLARFYPQCRTGCGARRVQGTKPFSLSAAASAVLGLGSWGGDSGKQKLTLQDVAELIQKKECRRVVVMAGAGISTPSGIPDFRSPGSGLYSNLEQYNIPYPEAIFELAYFFINPKPFFTLAKELYPGNYRPNYTHYFLRLLHDKGLLLRLYTQNIDGLERVAGIPPDRLVEAHGTFATATCTVCRRKFPGEDFRGDVMADKVPHCRVCTGIVKPDIVFFGEELPRRFFLHLTDFPMADLLFVIGTSLELDAKDK
- the SIRT3 gene encoding NAD-dependent protein deacetylase sirtuin-3, mitochondrial isoform X3, whose product is MATGPWSGGFGAARRVMAAWRSLWERGGLARFYPQCRTGCGARSRVQGTKPFSLSAAASAVLGLGSWGGDSGKQKLTLQDVAELIQKKECRRVVVMAGAGISTPSGIPDFRSPGSGLYSNLEQYNIPYPEAIFELAYFFINPKPFFTLAKELYPGNYRPNYTHYFLRLLHDKGLLLRLYTQNIDGLERVAGIPPDRLVEAHGTFATATCTVCRRKFPGEDFRGDVMADKVPHCRVCTGIVKPDIVFFGEELPRRFFLHLTDFPMADLLFVIGTSLEVEPFASLAGAVRNSIPRVLINRDLVGPFAWQQRYNDVAQLGDVVTGVEKLVELLDWNKEMQTLIQKEKEKLDAKDK
- the SIRT3 gene encoding NAD-dependent protein deacetylase sirtuin-3, mitochondrial isoform X4, producing MATGPWSGGFGAARRVMAAWRSLWERGGLARFYPQCRTGCGARRVQGTKPFSLSAAASAVLGLGSWGGDSGKQKLTLQDVAELIQKKECRRVVVMAGAGISTPSGIPDFRSPGSGLYSNLEQYNIPYPEAIFELAYFFINPKPFFTLAKELYPGNYRPNYTHYFLRLLHDKGLLLRLYTQNIDGLERVAGIPPDRLVEAHGTFATATCTVCRRKFPGEDFRGDVMADKVPHCRVCTGIVKPDIVFFGEELPRRFFLHLTDFPMADLLFVIGTSLEVEPFASLAGAVRNSIPRVLINRDLVGPFAWQQRYNDVAQLGDVVTGVEKLVELLDWNKEMQTLIQKEKEKLDAKDK
- the PSMD13 gene encoding 26S proteasome non-ATPase regulatory subunit 13, yielding MKDVPGFLQQSQSAGPGQAAVWHRLEELYNKKLWHQLTLQVLDFVQDPCFAQGDGLIKLYENFISEFEHRVNPLSLVEIILHVVRQMTDPTVALTFLEKTREKVKSSDEAVILCKTAIGALKLNIGDLQVTKETIEEVEEMLNNLPGVTSVHSRFYDLSSKYYQTIGNHASYYKDALRFLGCIDVKDLPVSEQQERAFTLGLAGLLGEGVYNFGELLMHPVLESLRSTDRQWLIDTLYAFNSGNVETFQALKSAWGQQPDLAANEALLLQKIQLLCLMEMTFTRPANHRQLTFEEISKSAKVTVNEVELLVMKALSVGLVKGSIDEVDKRVHMTWVQPRVLDLQQIKGMKDRLEFWCTDVRSMEMLVEHQAHDILT
- the SIRT3 gene encoding NAD-dependent protein deacetylase sirtuin-3, mitochondrial isoform X5, with protein sequence MATGPWSGGFGAARRVMAAWRSLWERGGLARFYPQCRTGCGARSRVQGTKPFSLSAAASAVLGLGSWGGDSGKQKLTLQDVAELIQKKECRRVVVMAGAGISTPSGIPDFRSPGSGLYSNLEQYNIPYPEAIFELAYFFINPKPFFTLAKELYPGNYRPNYTHYFLRLLHDKGLLLRLYTQNIDGLERVAGIPPDRLVEAHGTFATATCTVCRRKFPGEDFRGDVMADKVPHCRVCTGIVKPDIVFFGEELPRRFFLHLTDFPMADLLFVIGTSLELDAKDK
- the SIRT3 gene encoding NAD-dependent protein deacetylase sirtuin-3, mitochondrial isoform X1, which gives rise to MATGPWSGGFGAARRVMAAWRSLWERGGLARFYPQCRTGCGARSRVQGTKPFSLSAAASAVLGLGSWGGDSGKQKLTLQDVAELIQKKECRRVVVMAGAGISTPSGIPDFRSPGSGLYSNLEQYNIPYPEAIFELAYFFINPKPFFTLAKELYPGNYRPNYTHYFLRLLHDKGLLLRLYTQNIDGLERVAGIPPDRLVEAHGTFATATCTVCRRKFPGEDFRGDVMADKVPHCRVCTGIVKPDIVFFGEELPRRFFLHLTDFPMADLLFVIGTSLEVEPFASLAGAVRNSIPRVLINRDLVGPFAWQQRYNDVAQLGDVVTGVEKLVELLDWNKEMQTLIQKEKEKVGRSSVPQLPFLASIPGA